A region from the Medicago truncatula cultivar Jemalong A17 chromosome 6, MtrunA17r5.0-ANR, whole genome shotgun sequence genome encodes:
- the LOC112422786 gene encoding glycine-rich cell wall structural protein-like: MCYITTFGGMTPSVGGKIGGLTPSVGGTIGGMFPPIGGTIGGMTPPVGGTVGGMSPPIGGRIGGMSPPIGGRIGGMSPPIGGRIGGMSPPIGGRIGGMSPPIGGRIGGMSPPIGGRIGGMSPPIGGRIGGMIPPMGGTIGGMTPSV, from the coding sequence ATGTGTTACATAACAACTTTTGGAGGAATGACCCCATCTGTTGGAGGAAAAATTGGAGGATTGACACCATCTGTTGGAGGAACAATCGGAGGAATGTTTCCGCCTATTGGAGGAACAATCGGAGGAATGACCCCGCCTGTTGGAGGAACAGTTGGAGGAATGAGCCCGCCTATTGGGGGAAGAATCGGAGGAATGAGCCCGCCTATTGGGGGAAGAATCGGTGGAATGAGCCCGCCTATTGGGGGAAGAATCGGTGGAATGAGCCCGCCTATTGGGGGAAGAATCGGAGGAATGAGCCCGCCTATTGGAGGAAGAATCGGAGGAATGAGCCCGCCTATTGGGGGAAGAATCGGTGGAATGAGTCCGCCTATTGGAGGAAGAATCGGAGGAATGATCCCGCCTATGGGAGGAACAATCGGAGGAATGACCCCATCAGTTTGA